A genomic stretch from Helianthus annuus cultivar XRQ/B chromosome 1, HanXRQr2.0-SUNRISE, whole genome shotgun sequence includes:
- the LOC110866533 gene encoding microtubule-associated protein 70-2, translating into MATLHLTNGNGANSPLRKSPSFRYGRKKSISRNATEIDDIINHLHGSDPVRFELNRLENQLRDKERELGDAYTEIKALKYHEHLKEKAVEELNDELSKVDEKLKKTESLLESKNLEIKKISDEKKQALSAQFAAEATLRRVHAAQKDDEMPPIEAIIAPLEAELKLVRTEVSKLQDDNKALDRLSKSKEIALLEAERTVKIALAKASMVDDLQNKNQELMKQVDICQEENRILDKMNRQKVSEVEKLTQTVRELEEAILAGGAAANVVRDYERRMQESNEEKKILDRELARAKISANRVAVVIANDWKDADNKVMPVKQWLEERRVLQGEMQHLKQKLTVAERTAKAEAQLKEKYHLRFKVLEERFKSSSGKNVFCATPERPLSNGRSQRQSLGGVDGLSRSSSVRFSSRNLLKNGGISSKVYDCSKLVDSGKLFSNGDDHADEKDKSKSKPEDFVSGMLYDMLQKEVLNLQKACHLKDQNLEEKDNTIEILARKVDTLNRAMEVENKKTRREMSAMEKEMAALRVDKGRESRTARRPSAPRTRVMA; encoded by the exons ATGGCCACACTTCACCTAACCAACGGCAACGGCGCCAATTCGCCGTTAAGAAAGTCGCCGTCGTTCCGTTACGGCCGGAAAAAGTCCATCTCACGGAACGCCACTGAAATCGATGACATCATCAATCACTTACACGGCTCAGATCCCGTCCGCTTCGAGCTCAACCGTCTCGAAAACCAATTGCGAG ATAAAGAGAGGGAATTGGGAGATGCGTATACGGAAATCAAGGCGTTAAAGTATCATGAACATCTTAAAGAGAAGGCGGTAGAAGAG CTAAATGATGAGCTAAGCAAAGTGGATGAAAAACTTAAGAAAACTGAATCGCTTTTGGAAAGCAAG AATTTAGAGATTAAGAAGATAAGTGATGAGAAAAAGCAAGCGTTGTCGGCACAATTTGCTGCAGAAGCCACCCTTCGAAGAGTTCATGCGGCTCAGAAAGATGATGAGATGCCTCCTATCGAGGCTATTATTGCTCCACTAGAGGCGGAACTCAAGTTGGTTAGAACGGAG GTGTCAAAGTTGCAAGATGACAATAAAGCTCTTGATCGTCTCAGTAAATCGAAAGAAATTGCTCTTTTAGAAGCAGAGAGAACCGTTAAAATAGCGTTGGCAAAAGCTTCCATGGTTGATGATCTTCAAAACAAAAACCAAGAGCTCATGAAACAAGTTGATATATGTCAGGAAGAAAACAGAATTTTGGATAAAATGAACCGACAAAAAGTTTCAGAAGTGGAAAAGTTAACTCAAACGGTTCGTGAGCTCGAAGAAGCTATTTTGGCTGGTGGGGCTGCTGCAAATGTAGTCCGTGATTATGAGAGAAGAATGCAAGAGTCAAAT GAAGAAAAGAAAATATTGGACCGCGAATTAGCTCGTGCCAAAATTTCTGCAAATCGTGTTGCTGTCGTAATAGCAAATGACTGGAAAGATGCCGACAATAAAGTAATGCCTGTAAAACAATGGCTAGAGGAAAGAAGAGTTTTACAG GGAGAAATGCAGCATCTAAAACAAAAACTAACAGTTGCCGAACGAACTGCAAAGGCAGAAGCACAGTTAAAA GAAAAATACCATTTGCGCTTCAAAGTTTTAGAAGAAAGATTTAAATCATCATCTGGGAAAAATGTTTTTTGTGCTACACCAGAAAGGCCACTGAGCAATGGACGTTCACAACGCCAGTCTTTAGGAGGAGTGGACGGTTTATCTAGATCATCATCTGTTAGATTTTCATCGAGAAATTTACTAAAAAACGGGGGTATTTCATCAAAAGTATATGATTGTAGCAAACTAGTAGATTCGGGTAAGTTATTTTCAAATGGAGATGATCATGCTGATGAGAAAGATAAGTCAAAGTCAAAACCCGAAGATTTTGTATCGGGTATGTTGTATGATATGTTACAGAAGGAGGTTTTGAATTTACAAAAAGCTTGTCATCTAAAAGATCAAAATCTTGAAGAAAAGGACAACACAATTGAG ATACTGGCAAGAAAAGTTGACACACTGAACCGAGCAATGGAAGTAGAAAACAAAAAAACGAGGAGAGAAATGTCTGCGATGGAAAAGGAAATGGCCGCATTGCGTGTCGATAAAGGACGAGAAAGTCGGACGGCCCGACGGCCGAGTGCTCCCAG GACCCGTGTGATGGCTTGA